From the Candidatus Melainabacteria bacterium genome, one window contains:
- a CDS encoding DUF4013 domain-containing protein: protein MRKRKGQGAQIVLSTQQTGLDPNAAFRQFFADPDWRAKAGIGGIFSGGVLLLFFLGPLFYPLALCLCGLLTGYYLRVVRAKIADMQAPLPKWNDWLDLLISGIAWIAVTFGQSLIPISIATISMLYAIIGGQKFITGNMYTFWAATSIALVTFSAITISVVNTIIMANFAKREHMAAAFDVITVVKKLASSAHIFLQAWLLIVGIQWLGIVVPAVSVIGIALIPICGFIASCVGAILVAQAWRSAEPSGVSS from the coding sequence ATCAGAAAACGAAAAGGCCAGGGAGCACAAATAGTCTTGTCCACACAACAAACCGGTCTCGACCCAAACGCTGCTTTTCGTCAATTCTTCGCAGATCCTGACTGGAGAGCGAAAGCAGGCATCGGCGGCATTTTCAGCGGCGGCGTACTTTTGCTGTTTTTCCTCGGACCTTTGTTTTATCCTCTTGCACTCTGCCTCTGCGGCTTGCTGACAGGATATTACTTGCGTGTGGTGAGAGCGAAAATTGCCGACATGCAAGCGCCTCTTCCAAAGTGGAACGACTGGCTTGACCTGTTGATCTCAGGCATAGCCTGGATCGCTGTCACATTTGGTCAGAGCTTGATTCCAATATCAATTGCGACCATTTCGATGTTGTACGCCATCATAGGCGGTCAAAAATTCATCACTGGAAATATGTACACGTTCTGGGCTGCGACATCTATTGCTCTCGTTACGTTTTCAGCAATTACAATCTCTGTGGTCAACACAATCATCATGGCCAACTTCGCCAAACGAGAGCATATGGCAGCGGCTTTCGACGTGATCACAGTAGTAAAAAAGTTGGCATCATCAGCTCACATCTTCCTACAAGCGTGGCTTCTTATCGTGGGAATCCAATGGCTTGGAATCGTCGTGCCGGCCGTCAGTGTAATAGGAATCGCGCTTATACCTATCTGCGGCTTCATAGCAAGCTGCGTAGGCGCCATCTTGGTCGCTCAAGCGTGGCGATCTGCTGAACCATCGGGAGTAAGCAGCTAG
- a CDS encoding cysteine hydrolase: MSKRAVIFVDIQNDYFPGGKWTLHGIEAAADNAARLLESARQKGDLVVHIRHEFPTAEAPFFAPGSEGAKINNRVRNLENEAVVLKHHINSYRETDLKEILDKNGIDEVVICGAMSHMCIDAVTRASNDFGYKVNVVHDACASKDLELNGQIIPAQQVHAAFMSALGFGYAKLLSTEDYVKEPVQAGSAK; the protein is encoded by the coding sequence ATGAGTAAACGGGCAGTTATTTTCGTCGACATCCAGAACGACTATTTCCCAGGCGGCAAGTGGACATTGCACGGCATCGAAGCAGCGGCTGACAACGCAGCCAGGTTGCTCGAATCGGCACGCCAAAAGGGCGACCTGGTTGTTCATATCCGCCACGAATTTCCAACAGCCGAAGCTCCATTTTTCGCCCCCGGCAGTGAAGGAGCCAAAATCAATAACAGAGTGAGAAATCTGGAAAACGAAGCAGTTGTATTGAAACACCATATAAACTCATATCGAGAAACGGATTTGAAAGAAATTCTCGACAAGAACGGCATCGACGAAGTGGTTATTTGCGGTGCAATGAGTCATATGTGCATCGATGCTGTTACGCGTGCGTCAAATGACTTCGGCTACAAAGTCAATGTCGTTCACGATGCCTGTGCTTCAAAAGATCTGGAATTGAATGGACAGATAATTCCTGCCCAACAAGTACATGCGGCATTCATGTCGGCGCTTGGATTTGGCTATGCGAAGTTGCTCTCAACGGAAGACTACGTAAAAGAGCCAGTACAAGCCGGGTCTGCTAAGTAA
- the rsmA gene encoding ribosomal RNA small subunit methyltransferase A — protein MRLASKFHTKKRLGQNFLIDPEALQNITDALDIASGDNVLEIGPGIGFLTRFLSTKGANLHVVELDWECCINLKDLALPNVTVHQQDFLQFDLASQPAHLKIAGNVPYQITTPILCYIFGEIGAPSPWFHNVDKVVLTVQKEVAERFVAKPGTSEYSKITLLTKYFSDAEILYVLPPDSFYPAPKVTSAVVAFTPLKEPPIECNNHKLLRQVIKAGFGQKRKMLRNNLSFLKQPLAELDKVFQEMNLDPQTRAERLSLQQFARLTDLLDALVKAN, from the coding sequence ATGAGGTTGGCGTCGAAGTTCCACACGAAGAAACGTCTGGGACAGAATTTCCTCATCGACCCCGAGGCGCTGCAGAACATCACAGATGCTCTTGATATTGCATCTGGTGACAACGTCTTAGAAATTGGACCCGGCATTGGATTTTTAACTCGATTCCTATCGACTAAGGGCGCCAACTTACATGTAGTGGAACTGGACTGGGAGTGCTGTATCAATCTAAAAGATCTTGCGCTGCCGAATGTCACAGTGCATCAGCAAGACTTTCTGCAGTTTGATCTAGCCAGCCAACCAGCTCACTTGAAGATTGCAGGAAACGTCCCCTATCAAATAACAACGCCCATCCTCTGTTACATCTTCGGAGAAATAGGCGCACCATCGCCATGGTTTCATAACGTGGACAAGGTTGTTCTGACCGTCCAAAAGGAAGTGGCAGAGCGTTTTGTTGCAAAACCAGGCACGAGCGAATACAGCAAGATTACATTGCTGACCAAATACTTCTCAGATGCTGAGATCCTATATGTACTGCCGCCGGACAGCTTCTATCCTGCACCCAAAGTAACTTCTGCGGTTGTTGCCTTCACGCCGCTCAAGGAACCACCTATTGAATGCAACAACCATAAGTTGTTGCGTCAGGTGATCAAGGCCGGCTTCGGACAAAAACGGAAAATGCTGCGCAACAATCTATCTTTCTTGAAGCAACCGCTGGCTGAACTCGACAAAGTGTTCCAGGAGATGAATCTGGACCCACAAACACGTGCGGAACGGCTATCGCTGCAGCAGTTCGCCAGACTGACAGATTTGCTCGATGCTCTAGTCAAAGCAAACTAA
- a CDS encoding HlyC/CorC family transporter, translating into MARVRRTRIDQLVDEGNKAAKLVQVHLEDPDRFISACQLGITLATLALGAAGEASFADKLADMFEHWGALAAWSPEILHFARLFCFGFSFVITAFCQTVFGELIPKTWTFQRAESVLFLIIYPMEWWCWIASPFIIVLNGTTEFILRRMNVVEPPRRHFVHSEEELKMLVSASHEEGVLEPEEEEMLHSVFDFSDTVASEIMTPRTDMTCVSANATVREFVDLALEKGHSRIPVYETDLDSIFGAVHIRDGLRAMVEKKDSAQVRELVRKVLIVPENKNLGDLLTEFKKTKTHMAIVIDEYGGTRGMATFEDLLEELVGDIADEHEVVEEFIIEEPDGSALLDAKLTLYEANDKLDLGIDDEVFNTLGGHVFGALGHEPSIGDEVKTENYTLRVEESDRHRIIKLRLIRHPVQEDGAPENNGNKIDLPPSKPNAAKSLEAS; encoded by the coding sequence TTGGCTCGTGTTCGCCGTACTCGCATCGACCAGCTTGTCGACGAAGGCAACAAAGCAGCAAAACTCGTCCAGGTCCACTTAGAAGACCCCGATCGCTTTATCTCGGCTTGCCAGCTCGGCATCACATTAGCGACTCTGGCTTTGGGTGCTGCGGGCGAAGCCAGTTTCGCCGACAAACTTGCGGATATGTTCGAGCACTGGGGCGCGCTTGCCGCCTGGTCGCCGGAAATTCTGCACTTTGCCAGACTGTTCTGCTTCGGCTTCTCGTTTGTAATCACAGCATTTTGCCAAACCGTTTTTGGTGAGTTGATACCGAAGACATGGACATTCCAGCGCGCTGAGTCTGTACTGTTCCTGATCATCTACCCGATGGAATGGTGGTGCTGGATAGCTTCTCCTTTCATTATCGTTTTGAACGGAACAACCGAATTCATATTGCGCCGCATGAACGTTGTCGAACCTCCTCGTCGTCACTTCGTTCACTCTGAAGAAGAGTTGAAGATGCTCGTTTCGGCAAGTCACGAAGAAGGCGTCCTCGAGCCGGAAGAAGAGGAAATGTTGCACAGTGTTTTTGATTTCTCCGACACGGTTGCAAGCGAAATCATGACACCCAGAACCGACATGACTTGTGTCTCTGCAAATGCAACGGTGCGTGAATTCGTCGATCTCGCACTAGAGAAAGGACACTCGAGAATTCCTGTCTACGAAACAGATCTGGACAGCATCTTTGGAGCCGTTCATATCCGCGACGGCTTGCGCGCCATGGTCGAGAAGAAAGATTCCGCTCAAGTAAGAGAGCTGGTGCGAAAGGTTTTGATTGTTCCAGAAAACAAAAATTTGGGTGACTTGCTGACTGAATTCAAGAAAACCAAAACACACATGGCCATCGTTATCGATGAATATGGTGGCACCCGCGGTATGGCCACGTTTGAAGACCTGCTGGAAGAGCTTGTAGGCGATATCGCCGACGAGCACGAAGTGGTAGAGGAATTCATCATAGAAGAACCAGACGGATCGGCCTTGTTGGATGCAAAACTGACACTATACGAAGCCAACGACAAGCTCGACCTCGGAATCGATGATGAGGTATTCAATACATTGGGAGGACACGTTTTTGGTGCTCTCGGTCATGAGCCATCGATTGGAGACGAAGTGAAAACGGAGAACTACACCCTGCGTGTAGAAGAGTCTGACCGCCACCGCATCATCAAGTTACGATTGATTCGTCACCCGGTCCAGGAAGATGGCGCTCCTGAAAATAACGGCAACAAGATAGACTTGCCTCCTTCAAAGCCGAACGCTGCGAAGTCGCTGGAGGCCAGCTAA
- a CDS encoding diguanylate cyclase, translating into MDDMEEPVETAEKQMERPQESQALERRAGGRSGTRRSSNTTNEPSLIAPDGVKSLITKLSQRYCKDGRPFAIASLDILEYEQVSNVLGAVAAEQLDRLGKVVCTNSLRGSDRLCFFEPGHILIILPDTTEEAANIVMERITQSIASAKLQHKNKPLRASGAFQVAASDIAEDGAEILAPDTEALMESIGYKFDAQDHLYNTQLSSMRLFTKKQRPFSGSFSVWSDRYVNIITTKLEKSVDNSPLPQGVIFIRATAEDMWQANRTVNLKMFELADRAAKFDPDALALVARRARVLQQIDHPGVSRLVDFHTYEDRCLYLIENQVIGKPLGSIRANLETVLAWGVQLCNTLIYLQGLMPPLIPPPLKIENFVVSAENQIVLLDYELPYLLSPLMVQHDSSSETNASPLSAPYNRFGLENLLMFLYDMIAKSEHHRDLSDLFDVKDSDRLSEKLNSLFKIRAELKKAIDKISAGATA; encoded by the coding sequence ATGGATGACATGGAAGAGCCAGTCGAGACCGCCGAAAAGCAGATGGAGCGCCCACAGGAAAGTCAAGCGCTTGAACGTCGCGCCGGCGGTCGCAGCGGGACGCGGAGAAGCTCAAATACGACCAATGAGCCGAGCCTGATTGCACCCGATGGTGTAAAGAGTTTGATCACTAAGCTTTCGCAGCGTTATTGCAAGGATGGCAGGCCATTTGCAATTGCTTCTCTCGACATTCTCGAATATGAACAGGTCAGTAATGTTCTTGGTGCCGTTGCTGCCGAACAGCTGGATAGGCTTGGTAAGGTTGTCTGCACGAACTCACTGCGTGGCAGCGATCGTCTTTGTTTTTTTGAGCCGGGGCATATCTTGATAATTTTGCCTGATACTACGGAAGAAGCGGCCAATATTGTCATGGAACGCATTACGCAATCAATCGCATCTGCGAAGCTGCAGCATAAGAACAAACCCCTGCGTGCCAGCGGCGCCTTCCAGGTTGCCGCCAGTGATATCGCTGAGGATGGCGCCGAAATTTTGGCACCAGATACGGAAGCTTTGATGGAATCTATCGGTTACAAATTCGATGCGCAAGATCATCTCTACAATACGCAGCTTTCATCGATGCGTCTTTTTACCAAAAAGCAACGGCCGTTTTCTGGAAGTTTTTCTGTATGGTCTGATCGGTATGTAAATATCATCACCACTAAATTAGAGAAGTCCGTTGATAACAGTCCATTGCCGCAAGGAGTTATTTTCATACGTGCTACAGCAGAAGATATGTGGCAAGCCAATCGAACCGTCAATTTGAAGATGTTCGAGCTGGCTGATCGAGCCGCTAAGTTTGATCCTGATGCACTGGCTCTGGTGGCGCGGCGTGCCAGAGTGTTGCAGCAGATTGACCACCCAGGTGTTTCCCGTCTGGTTGATTTCCATACATACGAAGATCGTTGTTTGTACTTGATTGAAAATCAAGTTATCGGAAAACCTCTCGGTAGCATACGCGCTAATCTGGAAACTGTTTTGGCCTGGGGCGTGCAGTTGTGCAACACCTTGATTTATTTGCAAGGTCTGATGCCGCCTTTGATTCCACCGCCACTTAAGATTGAGAATTTTGTCGTTTCCGCAGAGAATCAAATTGTTTTGCTTGATTATGAATTGCCCTATCTACTCAGCCCGTTGATGGTGCAACACGATAGCAGCTCTGAAACAAATGCTTCTCCCCTGAGCGCTCCCTACAATCGTTTTGGCTTGGAGAATTTGCTCATGTTTTTGTATGACATGATTGCCAAGTCTGAGCACCACCGTGATCTCAGTGATTTATTCGACGTTAAAGATTCTGATCGTCTGAGTGAGAAATTGAACAGTCTCTTCAAAATTCGTGCCGAATTGAAGAAGGCTATCGATAAGATTTCTGCTGGTGCGACAGCCTGA
- the ispE gene encoding 4-(cytidine 5'-diphospho)-2-C-methyl-D-erythritol kinase has translation MTQPDALSIKTLKVRSPGKLNLTFDILGDLPGGYHEVETLMQTVSIYDEMTFTFKPAEHFSLTIDAIEFAENKSDVPVDQNNLIIKAAKLFYERVSQKTPALEKNYHGQVKLIKSIPVAGGMGGGSGNAAATLVVLNECFGKIFSAYELGTMAAKLGADVPFFIDGGTQIGSQRGDVLRKIDSAAQLSFLIVGPKLFGMSTPEVYRAYDEDKASNHTRISAQDCAAAMATGNQKSIAQTFGNAFETSVFARKPELKFIASRLSQLGGYCTRLTGSGPTLYVLTENDQQSRLIQSKLTEEQSSGINGWSDWPELKVSTWSAATTNSGVELLSIS, from the coding sequence ATGACGCAACCAGATGCACTGAGTATCAAGACGCTGAAAGTGCGTTCTCCGGGCAAATTGAATCTCACCTTCGATATCCTTGGAGATTTGCCGGGCGGATACCACGAGGTCGAAACGCTCATGCAAACAGTGAGCATCTATGACGAAATGACCTTTACTTTCAAGCCCGCAGAACACTTCTCACTAACTATTGACGCGATTGAATTCGCAGAGAATAAATCGGATGTTCCGGTAGACCAGAACAACTTGATCATCAAAGCAGCAAAACTTTTCTATGAGCGTGTTTCACAAAAGACTCCTGCTCTCGAAAAGAATTACCATGGTCAAGTAAAACTAATCAAATCGATTCCTGTAGCTGGTGGTATGGGCGGTGGCAGCGGTAATGCCGCAGCAACACTAGTCGTTCTAAACGAATGCTTCGGCAAGATTTTTTCAGCCTACGAGCTAGGGACTATGGCAGCAAAACTGGGCGCCGATGTCCCATTTTTCATCGATGGTGGAACTCAGATAGGAAGCCAGCGGGGAGACGTTTTAAGAAAAATCGATAGCGCCGCGCAGCTGTCATTTTTGATCGTAGGGCCGAAGCTTTTCGGCATGAGCACACCAGAAGTCTACCGCGCCTATGACGAAGACAAAGCCAGTAATCACACTCGAATATCCGCCCAGGACTGCGCAGCAGCCATGGCAACCGGCAATCAAAAATCAATCGCACAAACATTTGGAAATGCTTTTGAAACCAGCGTCTTTGCGCGGAAACCAGAGCTAAAATTCATAGCCTCCAGACTCAGCCAGCTGGGGGGCTATTGCACAAGACTGACAGGAAGCGGTCCGACGCTCTATGTTCTAACAGAGAATGATCAACAATCCAGGCTCATTCAAAGCAAACTAACGGAAGAACAAAGTAGCGGTATCAACGGTTGGAGTGACTGGCCGGAACTGAAGGTGAGCACCTGGTCAGCAGCCACGACCAACTCAGGCGTGGAGCTGCTTTCCATAAGCTAG
- a CDS encoding GNAT family N-acetyltransferase produces METPRLILRLLEPYEAELALSFYLDNQEHLVKTGPRWTADFFELDRWRLQLKVNRDEYFADESFKLFMFEKATGSVIGFVNFNNIVRRVAQYCNLGYGLAQAKQGQGFMDEALRHSIKYSFEVLNLHRVMANYMPHNVRSGRVLKKLGFVAEGFARDYLFINGRWEDHVLTSLTNDKWRDTL; encoded by the coding sequence ATCGAGACACCGCGGCTCATTTTGCGCCTTCTCGAGCCGTATGAAGCAGAACTGGCTCTTTCCTTCTATTTAGACAACCAGGAGCATCTGGTGAAGACAGGGCCGCGCTGGACCGCAGACTTTTTTGAACTGGATCGCTGGAGATTGCAGCTTAAAGTCAACAGAGACGAATATTTTGCTGACGAATCGTTCAAGCTGTTTATGTTCGAGAAGGCGACTGGCTCGGTGATTGGCTTTGTAAATTTCAACAACATCGTCAGACGTGTGGCTCAGTACTGCAATCTTGGCTATGGACTGGCGCAAGCTAAGCAGGGACAGGGCTTTATGGATGAGGCACTGCGGCATTCCATAAAGTATTCATTTGAAGTCTTGAATTTGCATCGCGTGATGGCTAACTACATGCCGCACAACGTCAGAAGCGGACGGGTTCTCAAGAAACTCGGTTTTGTCGCCGAGGGTTTTGCACGCGATTATTTGTTCATCAACGGCAGGTGGGAGGATCATGTCTTGACCTCTTTGACCAATGACAAGTGGCGCGATACCTTGTGA
- a CDS encoding DNA double-strand break repair nuclease NurA produces the protein MLDFTKVVQQIDSISRDSFIDTDAVQETIDNALAALDRAIRSPAEFTTRLDENAGWVLWPVATPLEDIGVKHSLPVADDAYTVVAVDGSQIMPSHHEVHSCYLLNVGMALISYGAKLPPRLETVPKLYSRPEDLYPLVDRRRLHIDELYVSLERTIMELEILTTACLEAKERGLPVLALYDGSLLPWSVEKLPDGYQHTYIRRMSEALSTLEHNRIPIIGYLSHSRGADIVNCLRVLICPYETSQCREHCGDLNEEDFPCSKVWPLSDRVLFKPHLNLNERSAVFLSGASVSKLLPREHRICFSYLNVGEEIARLEFPRWLIGQDEQMHAAMSMILSQCQKGMGYPISLAESHHLAVIKGTDRDQFFELITRHLLTLGVSQIKTSPKQSKKRWGFV, from the coding sequence ATGCTCGATTTCACAAAAGTCGTTCAGCAAATCGACTCGATTAGCCGTGATAGTTTTATCGATACTGATGCGGTGCAAGAAACGATCGATAACGCTCTTGCCGCTCTCGATCGGGCGATTCGTTCACCTGCTGAATTCACGACTCGACTTGATGAAAACGCCGGTTGGGTGCTGTGGCCTGTTGCGACCCCTCTTGAGGATATTGGAGTCAAACATAGTCTCCCTGTCGCAGACGATGCCTATACGGTGGTCGCTGTGGATGGGTCTCAGATAATGCCCAGTCATCATGAAGTTCATTCCTGCTATTTGCTAAATGTTGGCATGGCTTTGATAAGTTATGGTGCCAAACTGCCACCACGCCTGGAGACTGTGCCAAAGCTCTACTCCCGTCCGGAGGATCTCTATCCTCTTGTCGATAGACGGCGCTTGCACATCGATGAGTTGTACGTTTCGCTCGAGCGCACAATCATGGAACTCGAGATTTTGACCACAGCTTGCCTGGAAGCAAAGGAAAGAGGATTGCCCGTGCTGGCTCTCTACGATGGTTCGTTGCTGCCCTGGAGTGTGGAGAAATTACCGGATGGATATCAGCATACTTATATTCGAAGAATGTCGGAGGCTCTCTCCACTCTCGAACACAATCGAATCCCAATAATTGGTTATCTAAGCCACAGCCGTGGTGCGGATATTGTCAACTGCTTACGCGTTTTGATCTGTCCCTATGAGACCAGTCAATGTCGAGAACATTGTGGTGACTTAAACGAAGAAGATTTTCCCTGCTCGAAAGTCTGGCCTCTATCTGACCGTGTACTTTTCAAACCGCATTTGAATTTGAATGAGCGCAGCGCTGTTTTCTTGTCTGGCGCCAGCGTTTCAAAACTGCTGCCTCGCGAACACAGGATCTGTTTCAGCTATTTGAACGTCGGTGAGGAAATCGCGCGTCTTGAGTTTCCGCGCTGGCTCATCGGTCAGGATGAGCAGATGCATGCGGCGATGAGCATGATTTTGTCTCAGTGCCAGAAAGGAATGGGGTATCCAATTTCTCTGGCTGAGTCGCATCACCTGGCCGTCATCAAGGGAACGGACCGCGATCAATTTTTTGAACTGATCACGAGGCATCTGCTTACTCTGGGAGTAAGTCAAATCAAGACCAGCCCAAAGCAATCGAAAAAGCGATGGGGTTTTGTTTAA
- a CDS encoding XRE family transcriptional regulator, with protein MKQFKPLPTNLKLAPTLARRLVQVREIRNMTVLDVAELANFPIKRVEDLEAGLETWLSSTDRQRLSKALSIEPALLKEVEQRHSAVAPLPVSHMLDAETAENLARDILDGVENLKCPDCGSPLRTNVIDGFDMDGHPTQFAKAFCTKCPYVLRI; from the coding sequence ATGAAACAATTTAAGCCTCTGCCAACTAACCTGAAATTAGCCCCGACGCTGGCACGAAGACTCGTGCAAGTTCGCGAGATTCGCAACATGACTGTGTTGGATGTGGCCGAACTGGCGAATTTCCCCATCAAAAGAGTAGAGGATCTCGAAGCTGGTCTCGAAACATGGTTGAGTTCCACAGACAGACAGAGATTATCGAAAGCCCTGAGCATTGAACCGGCGTTACTTAAGGAAGTGGAGCAACGTCACAGTGCGGTCGCTCCACTGCCGGTGTCACATATGCTGGATGCCGAAACGGCAGAGAACTTAGCGCGCGATATTCTGGACGGCGTCGAGAATCTGAAATGCCCTGACTGTGGTTCGCCCCTGCGTACCAATGTCATCGATGGTTTCGACATGGACGGACATCCGACTCAATTCGCCAAAGCATTCTGTACGAAATGTCCGTACGTTCTGCGCATCTAG
- the surE gene encoding 5'/3'-nucleotidase SurE, whose product MKILISNDDGINAKGIQVLAQRLAEEPEHQVYVVAPDRERSATGHSLTLHKPLRTEEVQLPGKVKHAWSTSGTPSDCVKLAVTQLVGSPIPDIVISGINSGPNLGSEVLYSGTVAAAMEGAFMDIPSIAVSLMYAETRHYETAAEFIAKLVKVFPKAHLAQRSLLNVNVPCVPFDQVKGVRITELGVRLYDDYFEKRSDPRGRVYYWLAGEAIEVDEKENSDVWAVANGYVSITPISFNMTDHTAMRKLEAVDDLKNFFHPAEGNGSKQTRKSENEKAREHK is encoded by the coding sequence TTGAAAATTCTGATATCAAATGACGACGGCATAAACGCGAAGGGCATTCAGGTATTGGCTCAACGCCTTGCCGAAGAACCGGAACATCAGGTCTATGTAGTCGCTCCAGATCGCGAAAGAAGCGCCACCGGTCACTCTTTGACTCTGCACAAACCACTGCGTACCGAGGAAGTGCAGTTGCCGGGCAAGGTCAAACATGCCTGGTCGACAAGTGGCACGCCAAGTGATTGTGTGAAGCTCGCCGTAACACAATTGGTTGGCAGCCCAATACCTGACATCGTCATTTCAGGCATAAACAGCGGTCCGAACCTTGGCAGCGAAGTCCTTTACTCAGGAACTGTTGCCGCCGCAATGGAAGGGGCGTTCATGGACATTCCAAGTATTGCTGTCAGCCTGATGTACGCTGAAACGAGGCACTACGAAACGGCCGCCGAATTCATCGCCAAGCTCGTGAAAGTCTTTCCCAAAGCGCATTTGGCGCAGCGCAGTCTGCTCAATGTGAACGTTCCCTGCGTACCGTTCGACCAGGTGAAAGGAGTTCGCATAACTGAGTTGGGCGTGCGACTGTACGACGATTACTTCGAAAAACGCTCAGACCCGCGCGGTCGCGTCTACTACTGGTTAGCAGGAGAAGCAATCGAAGTAGATGAGAAGGAAAACTCAGACGTGTGGGCTGTAGCAAACGGCTATGTCTCTATCACGCCCATCTCATTCAACATGACGGATCACACGGCGATGCGCAAACTAGAAGCAGTTGATGACTTGAAGAACTTCTTCCATCCAGCTGAAGGCAACGGCAGTAAACAAACCAGGAAATCAGAAAACGAAAAGGCCAGGGAGCACAAATAG
- a CDS encoding DUF1189 domain-containing protein produces the protein MNSYSGLHALYMCFFSKDLYRSVVRTWKGIAFLYLFLLIMTSWLLISVKVYFVMSEVMNGPVKKLIERLPVVEIKDGEFKMDKPSPYRLNLNSTDSMDPAVRQTNREVPIAVFDATTDDVKGDETIPFVVTKHFLYIQNGKDPKAQEFELKTFGDVNYTRESYIELAETIKLWVPIVVFLVAGPISFICCAILSLILAAIGMASANGMNVKLTYGECLRIACVAFTPAVLLDTVLKLLPLPQMPLWPIVGFLAAVGYTIFGVMSNKQTVVVEDSFPGGTNETTPTT, from the coding sequence ATGAATTCATATTCTGGTTTGCACGCTCTATACATGTGTTTTTTCTCCAAGGACCTGTACCGCAGTGTCGTGCGAACTTGGAAAGGCATCGCGTTTCTCTATTTATTTCTTTTGATCATGACGTCCTGGTTACTGATATCAGTCAAGGTCTATTTCGTAATGAGCGAAGTCATGAATGGACCTGTGAAAAAGCTCATTGAACGACTGCCGGTTGTTGAGATTAAAGACGGCGAATTCAAGATGGACAAACCATCACCTTATCGGCTCAATTTGAATTCGACCGATTCTATGGATCCTGCCGTACGGCAAACAAATCGGGAGGTGCCGATAGCGGTTTTCGATGCCACCACAGATGATGTTAAAGGCGATGAGACCATTCCATTTGTTGTTACAAAGCACTTTCTCTACATTCAAAATGGAAAGGATCCAAAGGCTCAGGAGTTTGAGCTCAAGACTTTCGGCGATGTGAACTACACTCGCGAGTCCTACATCGAGCTCGCTGAGACCATCAAGCTGTGGGTTCCAATCGTAGTGTTTCTCGTGGCTGGTCCGATTAGTTTTATCTGCTGCGCCATTCTCAGCTTGATACTTGCAGCTATCGGCATGGCATCGGCTAACGGAATGAATGTCAAACTCACCTACGGGGAGTGTCTGCGCATCGCCTGTGTTGCTTTCACTCCGGCTGTATTGCTTGACACCGTGCTGAAACTTTTGCCTTTGCCGCAGATGCCCTTGTGGCCCATTGTGGGATTTCTTGCTGCCGTTGGCTACACCATATTCGGTGTCATGTCCAACAAGCAGACAGTTGTCGTCGAAGATTCATTCCCTGGTGGTACTAACGAGACAACGCCGACTACTTAG